A genomic region of Terriglobia bacterium contains the following coding sequences:
- the nuoG gene encoding NADH-quinone oxidoreductase subunit NuoG, with amino-acid sequence MPETVTLTINERQVTVPAGTLLIEAARQNDIRIPSFCYVKDLTLQAACRMCLVEIEKAPKLQVACTTVCMNGMVVRTESQPVIEARRAVLEFILTNHPLDCPVCDKGGECELQDMTFKYGPGTSRFIEEKEHQPEQQVSPIIFFDAPRCILCYRCVRICDEGMDVKALEPIGRGVKTIIGTGHDTLDCEDCGNCIDICPVGAITSNQYRYKTRPWELKYFGTTCTHCSNGCKTTLSVRNNEIIRANNRDRTGINEEFLCVKGRFGFDYVGSGDRLKTPLVRRGGTLQPASWNEALGYVADRLGEIRKQNGPDSIGALGSPRLTNEENYLLQKFMRQIVGTNNLDHHRTADYASLEVALAKHSKPEGLFNVDQIKTARTILVIGDDPTTQQPLVAFNIRFAVRRHEARVFIVNSKQIKLLRKAVASLILKEGSEAALVAYLARREGSALEKVAAETGLSMESIESFEKELRASSDVAILFGAEVRGKAIHDLVEFGTSLAGTTRYLALSDFANSRGALDMGVVPNLLPGYAPTGAEAARARFEEVWQGSIPRQRGLSGPDMVGAIDAGRMKAMILFGANPLEDPSSPPDGSPGPARVATLGKLDLLVVSDLFLTETGRHAHVVLPSASFAEKEGTITNCGGQVQRLQRAVLPPGEAKSDLEIIVDLARACGALTWMHMPWSTVLKEIAAVNPGYEGVTARALLEGAIPQTTLAASREALPDVADLNALAESIRSNRSRSLYASGSLAWHSRTLVQLEPRAAVQQAFVERYQM; translated from the coding sequence ATGCCCGAGACCGTCACGCTTACCATCAACGAAAGGCAGGTCACCGTTCCTGCGGGCACGCTGCTCATCGAGGCGGCCCGGCAGAATGACATCCGCATTCCGTCGTTCTGTTATGTCAAGGACCTGACGTTGCAGGCGGCCTGCCGCATGTGCCTGGTGGAAATCGAAAAGGCGCCGAAATTGCAGGTGGCCTGCACCACCGTGTGTATGAACGGCATGGTGGTGCGGACGGAATCTCAACCGGTGATTGAGGCCCGCCGGGCGGTTCTGGAATTCATCCTGACCAATCACCCGCTCGATTGTCCGGTGTGCGACAAAGGCGGCGAGTGCGAGTTGCAGGACATGACCTTCAAGTACGGCCCCGGAACCAGCCGCTTCATCGAGGAGAAAGAGCACCAGCCGGAGCAGCAGGTCTCTCCCATCATCTTCTTTGACGCTCCCCGGTGCATCCTGTGTTACCGGTGCGTCCGCATTTGCGACGAGGGGATGGATGTGAAGGCCCTGGAGCCGATTGGCCGCGGGGTCAAGACGATCATCGGGACAGGACACGATACGCTGGACTGCGAAGACTGCGGGAACTGCATTGACATCTGCCCGGTGGGGGCGATCACCTCCAACCAGTATCGCTACAAAACCCGCCCCTGGGAACTCAAGTATTTTGGGACCACGTGCACCCACTGCTCCAACGGGTGTAAGACCACCCTGTCGGTGCGCAACAATGAAATCATCCGGGCCAACAACCGCGATCGCACCGGCATAAACGAAGAGTTTCTTTGTGTGAAAGGGCGGTTCGGATTTGATTATGTCGGCAGCGGGGACCGGTTGAAGACGCCCCTGGTTCGTCGAGGCGGGACCTTGCAGCCGGCCTCCTGGAACGAAGCCCTTGGGTATGTGGCGGACCGGCTGGGTGAGATCCGGAAACAGAACGGTCCCGACTCCATCGGGGCCCTGGGTTCTCCTCGACTCACCAACGAAGAGAATTATCTGCTTCAGAAATTCATGCGGCAGATTGTTGGAACGAACAACCTGGACCATCACCGCACGGCCGACTATGCATCGCTGGAGGTTGCCCTGGCAAAGCATTCGAAGCCGGAGGGGCTGTTCAACGTCGATCAAATCAAAACGGCCCGGACCATTCTCGTGATTGGAGATGACCCGACCACGCAGCAGCCGCTGGTAGCCTTCAATATTCGATTTGCCGTGCGACGGCATGAGGCCCGGGTTTTCATCGTCAACTCGAAACAGATCAAACTGCTCCGCAAAGCGGTGGCCTCTTTGATATTGAAAGAGGGGTCCGAGGCGGCCCTGGTGGCGTATCTGGCCCGGCGTGAGGGTTCGGCCCTGGAGAAGGTGGCGGCGGAAACCGGACTTTCCATGGAGTCGATCGAGTCGTTTGAAAAGGAGCTTCGCGCCTCCAGTGACGTCGCGATCCTTTTCGGGGCGGAGGTCCGAGGCAAAGCGATTCACGACCTCGTTGAATTCGGGACCTCGCTGGCTGGAACGACGCGCTACCTGGCCCTTTCTGATTTCGCCAATTCTCGCGGGGCCCTGGACATGGGCGTGGTTCCCAATCTGCTTCCAGGTTATGCGCCCACGGGTGCAGAGGCGGCTCGCGCTCGCTTTGAAGAGGTGTGGCAGGGCAGCATTCCCCGGCAGCGCGGTCTATCGGGGCCTGATATGGTGGGCGCCATCGATGCCGGTCGAATGAAGGCGATGATTCTGTTTGGCGCCAATCCCCTGGAAGATCCATCGAGCCCGCCGGACGGATCCCCTGGCCCTGCCCGGGTGGCGACGCTTGGAAAGCTGGATTTGTTGGTCGTTTCAGATCTGTTTCTGACCGAAACGGGCCGGCACGCCCATGTTGTTTTGCCTTCCGCCTCCTTTGCGGAGAAAGAGGGAACGATAACAAATTGCGGAGGGCAGGTTCAGCGCCTGCAGCGCGCGGTGCTGCCGCCGGGGGAGGCGAAGTCCGACCTGGAGATTATCGTCGACCTTGCGCGAGCCTGCGGGGCACTCACCTGGATGCATATGCCCTGGAGCACCGTCTTGAAAGAGATTGCGGCGGTCAACCCGGGATATGAAGGGGTGACAGCGCGGGCCTTGCTCGAGGGCGCCATTCCCCAAACCACGCTGGCAGCATCGAGGGAGGCTTTGCCGGACGTCGCGGATTTGAATGCCCTCGCGGAGTCCATCCGGTCCAACCGGAGCCGGTCGCTCTACGCCTCCGGCTCGCTTGCATGGCACAGTCGCACCCTGGTCCAGCTGGAACCGCGTGCCGCGGTGCAGCAGGCCTTTGTCGAGAGATACCAGATGTAA
- the nuoF gene encoding NADH-quinone oxidoreductase subunit NuoF, translated as MKRYPSKRSAVIPMLMFAQDERGHLTPEIVDDVARFLHLTPLEVEEVISFYSMLTKKPRGKYHLQVCTNISCMLKGADRIWEHVKERTGLIPGEVTADGLFSIEEVECMGACTTAPAMQVNYDFYENLTPERIDQLLADLKTFKGPEQSPGAVAVESTPLRRQNAAHPKATRVLTAGMSDADSNSMENYLKRGGYATAEKALKTMSSDELIGEVKKSGLRGRGGAGFPTGMKWSFVPRQSPKPKYIVCNADESEPGTCKDRPLLEYDPHQLIEGIVIAGRAIESHQGYVYVRGEYRYLYNIVSRAIEEAYSRGFLGKNVFGSGWDFDLAAHTGAGAYICGEETALLESLEGKRGYPRIKPPFPAVVGLYGCPTVVNNVETLSAIPHIIKNGGEWYAKFGPEKNGGTRIFSVSGHVKHPGNYEVPMGTTLRTLIEDFAGGLREGHRLKAIIPGGSSTPILPADKIDTPLTFEDIAKAGSMLGSGAVIVMDETTCIVRVAQVLAKFYSHESCGWCVPCREGTSWLKKIFNRYHGGFGRREDIDLLDSVARKILGHTHCPLGDAAAMPVMSAIQHFRPEFEEHLKLGACPLEKELVPA; from the coding sequence GTGAAGCGCTACCCGTCCAAGCGCAGCGCCGTAATCCCGATGCTGATGTTCGCGCAGGACGAGAGGGGGCACTTGACGCCTGAAATCGTCGACGACGTGGCGCGGTTTCTCCACCTGACGCCGCTCGAAGTGGAAGAGGTGATTTCCTTCTATTCGATGCTGACGAAGAAGCCGCGTGGAAAATACCACCTTCAAGTGTGCACCAACATCTCCTGTATGCTCAAAGGTGCCGACAGGATTTGGGAGCACGTCAAGGAGAGGACGGGGCTGATACCCGGCGAAGTCACCGCCGACGGATTGTTCTCGATCGAGGAGGTCGAGTGCATGGGCGCCTGCACGACGGCCCCTGCGATGCAGGTGAATTATGACTTCTATGAGAACCTGACTCCGGAGCGCATCGACCAATTGCTTGCGGACCTGAAGACCTTTAAGGGCCCGGAGCAGAGCCCCGGCGCGGTCGCGGTGGAATCCACGCCGCTCCGGCGCCAGAACGCAGCCCATCCCAAGGCGACGCGCGTCTTGACCGCCGGGATGAGCGATGCCGACTCCAACTCGATGGAGAACTATTTGAAGCGGGGCGGGTATGCGACGGCGGAGAAGGCGCTCAAGACCATGAGTTCCGACGAGTTGATCGGGGAGGTCAAGAAGTCCGGCCTGCGCGGCCGCGGGGGCGCTGGATTCCCCACCGGCATGAAGTGGAGCTTTGTGCCGCGCCAGTCCCCGAAGCCGAAATACATCGTGTGCAACGCCGACGAGAGCGAGCCGGGCACCTGCAAAGACCGGCCCTTGCTCGAATATGATCCTCACCAGTTGATCGAAGGCATCGTCATCGCCGGACGGGCCATAGAATCCCACCAGGGATACGTTTATGTCCGCGGGGAGTATCGCTACCTCTACAACATCGTGAGCCGCGCCATCGAGGAAGCTTACTCCCGGGGTTTTCTTGGAAAAAACGTGTTTGGAAGCGGCTGGGACTTCGATCTGGCGGCCCACACCGGCGCGGGCGCCTACATCTGTGGTGAGGAAACCGCGCTGCTCGAATCTTTGGAAGGGAAGCGCGGTTACCCGCGCATCAAGCCGCCGTTTCCGGCGGTGGTCGGCCTCTACGGCTGTCCGACAGTGGTCAACAATGTAGAAACCCTCTCCGCGATCCCCCACATCATCAAGAACGGCGGCGAGTGGTATGCCAAATTCGGGCCGGAGAAGAACGGCGGAACGCGAATCTTCTCAGTGAGCGGTCATGTGAAGCATCCGGGAAATTACGAAGTGCCGATGGGAACCACCCTGCGGACCCTGATCGAGGATTTTGCCGGAGGACTCCGCGAAGGGCACCGCTTGAAGGCCATCATTCCGGGAGGCTCCTCGACCCCGATCCTGCCCGCGGACAAAATAGACACGCCGCTCACCTTTGAGGACATCGCCAAGGCGGGTTCCATGCTGGGCTCCGGCGCCGTCATTGTCATGGATGAAACCACGTGCATCGTGCGGGTCGCCCAGGTGCTGGCAAAATTCTATTCCCATGAGTCCTGTGGGTGGTGTGTTCCCTGCCGCGAAGGGACGAGCTGGCTGAAAAAGATCTTCAACCGATACCACGGCGGCTTTGGCCGCAGGGAAGATATCGATCTTCTCGACAGCGTGGCCCGGAAGATTCTGGGTCACACCCATTGCCCGCTGGGAGATGCGGCCGCCATGCCGGTGATGAGCGCTATTCAACATTTCCGGCCGGAATTCGAAGAGCACCTGAAACTGGGTGCATGCCCGCTGGAAAAGGAACTGGTCCCCGCGTAG